In Scleropages formosus chromosome 10, fSclFor1.1, whole genome shotgun sequence, a single genomic region encodes these proteins:
- the LOC108932192 gene encoding lebercilin-like protein, whose protein sequence is MLASQQRINELGNQVRDLQQQLAAATAENRLLKRQQGRQEGALRHLKNLQDGLPQVLLQHNNEVHTLQELLRQSRERNGALVRQLHACEARLLNTGDALRKLQQLSQDRSLGERDELAQRVNTLTLELDLKNKRIQDLEKNMKLSNASFNRQLSSQVQKTHQARDISKCLQEEINQLKQKINEQVRLLEIRNIYSYRFVERPLRKAAKESKLVQTEQLCPVHQEEATSTPEVEHKISEDFEIALRTHISMESCNEQSYSTQEDPTSEYTETGSDESTGLDGPLVENITNLENISAEIVADDEEVKDTDVCEEKEVLLHLLENHTEAEDENTGSKVHEEELKPCQEERQLESSDVTFSPSTTTTLSPQKSSTALIRKHHYIFKETVQNMHLGKPAYDIPGRRVKKNCVPYSEGHTESDHLHIQAYEPSFFKLPPVNPPKHVTLQEDERAKARKRNLMKELFGKETIDEPKPRSKVRPRSENSDMSISGNARQDSLLKESNIIIFD, encoded by the exons ATGCTGGCCAGCCAGCAGCGCATCAATGAGCTCGGCAACCAGGTGCGGGATCTACAGCAGCAGCTGGCCGCTGCCACCGCTGAGAACCGGCTGCTTAAGCGCCAGCAGGGTCGCCAGGAGGGTGCGCTCCGGCATCTGAAGAATTTGCAGGACGGCCTGCCCCAGGTGTTGCTCCAGCACAACAACGAGGTGCACaccctgcaggagctgctgcgcCAGTCCCGGGAACGCAACGGCGCGCTGGTCCGCCAGCTGCATGCCTGCGAGGCCCGGCTGTTGAACACCGGGGACGCTCTCCggaagctgcagcagctcagcCAGGACCGAAGCTTGGGAGAGAGGGATGAGCTGGCACAGCGTGTCAATACCCTCACCCTGGAGCTCGACCTCAAAAACAAGAGGATACAG gacttggagaaaaacatgaagcTGAGCAATGCGTCCTTTAATCGTCAGCTTTCCTCCCAAGTTCAGAAGACTCATCAAGCCAGAGATATTTCCAAGTGTCTACAAGAGGAAATCAACCAACTCAAACAAAAGATCAAC GAGCAAGTGCGACTGCTGGAGATCAGAAATATCTACTCATACAGATTTGTAGAAAGACCTCTGAGAAAAG ctgccAAAGAGTCCAAATTAGTTCAAACAGAGCAGTTATGCCCTGTTCACCAAGAAGAGGCTACATCCACACCAGAGGTAGAACACAAAATTTCAGAGGATTTTGAGATCGCCCTAAGGACGCACATAAGCATGGAGAGTTGTAACGAGCAGAGCTATAGCACCCAG GAGGATCCTACCTCTGAATACACAGAAACAGGGAGTGATGAGAGCACAGGACTGGATGGGCCACTAGTGGAGAATATAACAAATCtggaaaacatttctgctgaaatagTTGCTG ATGATGAAGAAGTGAAAGACACAGATGTTTGTGAGGAGAAGGAAGTACTGCTTCACCTTCTGGAGAATCACACCGAAGCAGAGGATGAAAATACAGGAAGTAAAGTCCATGAGGAAGAACTGAAACCCTGCCAGGAGGAGAGACAGTTAGAAAGTAGTGACGTAACTTTCTCCCcgtccaccaccaccacgctgTCCCCCCAGAAGTCTTCCACAGCACTAATCCGGAAGCACCATTACATCTTCAAAGAGACCGTGCAAAACATGCATCTTGGGAAGCCGGCCTACGACATACCAGGACGGCGCGTCAAGAAGAACTGCGTCCCCTACAGCGAAGGCCACACAGAGTCAGATCATTTACACATACAGGCGTACGAGCCCTCCTTTTTCAAACTTCCACCTGTGAACCCCCCCAAACACGTGACCTTGCAGGAGGATGAGAGGGCAAAGGCGAGGAAGAGAAACTTGATGAAAGAACTCTTTGGTAAGGAGACTATCGATGAACCGAAgccaaggtcaaaggtcaggccCAGATCCGAAAACTCAGATATGAGCATCTCAGGAAATGCAAGACAAGATTCTCTTTTAAAGGAAAGCAACATCATCATCTTTGACTGA
- the sh3bgr gene encoding SH3 domain-binding glutamic acid-rich protein isoform X9 has translation MVIKVFLASLSGSTAIKKKQQDVLGFLDALKIEYAEMDIASNEENRMWMRENVPGEKKPKNGIPLPPQIFNEENYCGDYDTFFDAKEGNQVFEFLGLPPPPGSKKLEEKASEIGEEALISSVEAVKEESEEPGLNVLTEEPSDETKKVPREEEEEEEIKDEEDE, from the exons ATGGTGATTAAAGTGTTTTTGGCTTCTTTGTCAGGATCCACTGCG ATcaagaagaagcagcaggatGTGCTCGGCTTCTTGGACGCCCTTAAGATCGAGTACGCAGAGATGGACATCGCGTCCAACGAGGAGAACCGCATGTGGATGAGGGAGAATGTCCCCGGAGAGAAGAAGCCCAAAAACGGCATCCCGTTGCCCCCTCAGATCTTCAACGAGGAGAACTATTGCGGG GACTATGACACATTTTTTGATGCTAAGGAAGGAAATCAGGTGTTTGAATTCCTtggccttcctcctcctccaggatCAAAG aagctggaggagaaaGCAAGCGAGATTGGTGAAGAAGCGCTCATCAGCTCTGTGGAGGCTGTCAAGGAAGAGAGTGAAGAGCCAGGATTGAATGTGTTGACAGAGGAACCTTCAGATGAGACT aaaaaggtacccagggaagaagaagaagaagaagaaatcaaG
- the sh3bgr gene encoding SH3 domain-binding glutamic acid-rich protein isoform X11: MVIKVFLASLSGSTAIKKKQQDVLGFLDALKIEYAEMDIASNEENRMWMRENVPGEKKPKNGIPLPPQIFNEENYCGDYDTFFDAKEGNQVFEFLGLPPPPGSKEALLQNRTNLEHHVSDTEAVIPPTFIFLS, translated from the exons ATGGTGATTAAAGTGTTTTTGGCTTCTTTGTCAGGATCCACTGCG ATcaagaagaagcagcaggatGTGCTCGGCTTCTTGGACGCCCTTAAGATCGAGTACGCAGAGATGGACATCGCGTCCAACGAGGAGAACCGCATGTGGATGAGGGAGAATGTCCCCGGAGAGAAGAAGCCCAAAAACGGCATCCCGTTGCCCCCTCAGATCTTCAACGAGGAGAACTATTGCGGG GACTATGACACATTTTTTGATGCTAAGGAAGGAAATCAGGTGTTTGAATTCCTtggccttcctcctcctccaggatCAAAG GAAGCCCTGCTGCAGAACAGGACGAATCTGGAACATCATGTCAGTGACACAGAAGCAGTAATACCCCCAACCTTCATTTTCCTCTCTTGA
- the sh3bgr gene encoding SH3 domain-binding glutamic acid-rich protein isoform X13 yields the protein MVIKVFLASLSGSTAIKKKQQDVLGFLDALKIEYAEMDIASNEENRMWMRENVPGEKKPKNGIPLPPQIFNEENYCGDYDTFFDAKEGNQVFEFLGLPPPPGSKKKVPREEEEEEEIKDEEDE from the exons ATGGTGATTAAAGTGTTTTTGGCTTCTTTGTCAGGATCCACTGCG ATcaagaagaagcagcaggatGTGCTCGGCTTCTTGGACGCCCTTAAGATCGAGTACGCAGAGATGGACATCGCGTCCAACGAGGAGAACCGCATGTGGATGAGGGAGAATGTCCCCGGAGAGAAGAAGCCCAAAAACGGCATCCCGTTGCCCCCTCAGATCTTCAACGAGGAGAACTATTGCGGG GACTATGACACATTTTTTGATGCTAAGGAAGGAAATCAGGTGTTTGAATTCCTtggccttcctcctcctccaggatCAAAG aaaaaggtacccagggaagaagaagaagaagaagaaatcaaG